A genome region from Scomber japonicus isolate fScoJap1 chromosome 15, fScoJap1.pri, whole genome shotgun sequence includes the following:
- the si:dkey-166k12.1 gene encoding solute carrier family 22 member 6-B has protein sequence MNFDQILSAIGGFGKYQKILYVWICLPQVLLAFHMMVSIFTGATPPHHCRESSSSATGNHSSFPGTLSLNFSLSDSSCFSSGVPLQGNRTERVPCGTGWVYSMETFQSTTVTEWDLVCDKAGLNSVGSSIYMFGLLVGSVVFGAMADRYGRRFVLLLSIALQTVFGVAVAFAPNFPVYVILRFIVGATISGVIINAFVLGTEWTCTKRRMLAGITTDYAFGLGYMLLAGIAYLIRDWRKLQLAISAPGFLLIFYIWVVPQSARWLLANDRKEEAIALLRKAALVNGRVLPPAVQVEKYDFFNGGKQKYSAVDLVRTPQMRKRAIILFFIWFVNVLVYYGLSLGVSRLGTNLYLTQFVFGLVEIPARSLVLIVLPCSRRFSQSGFLAIGGLACLLMLAVPADYPSVLSGLAMVGKFGITASFAVIYVYTAEIFPTVLRQTGIGVSSMFARMGGVLAPIINMLHNHSPTIPLVIFGTSPLLGAVLALALPETAGRPLPDTVEDAENWDMRSPTNKENPDMCEDVKGSASSTEEQELHRLASQC, from the exons ATGAATTTCGACCAGATCCTCTCTGCCATCGGGGGATTCGGCAAATACCAGAAGATTTTGTACGTATGGATTTGTTTACCCCAGGTCCTGCTCGCCTTCCATATGATGGTGAGTATCTTTACCGGAGCCACGCCGCCGCACCACTGCCGAGAGAGCTCGAGCTCAGCAACAGGGAATCACTCCTCCTTCCCGGGTACATTGAGCCTGAACTTCAGCCTCTCGGACTCCTCATGCTTCTCCTCGGGCGTCCCGCTGCAGGGAAACCGCACTGAGCGCGTCCCATGTGGCACCGGATGGGTGTACAGCATGGAGACTTTCCAGAGTACCACAGTCACCGAG TGGGACCTGGTGTGCGACAAAGCGGGACTGAACAGTGTCGGTTCATCTATCTACATGTTCGGCCTGTTGGTGGGATCTGTGGTGTTTGGAGCCATGGCTGACAG GTACGGCCGACGTTTTGTGCTGCTGCTATCCATTGCTCTTCAGACTGTGTTTGGAGTCGCCGTGGCCTTTGCGCCCAACTTTCCCGTCTACGTGATTCTTCGCTTCATAGTTGGTGCCACAATATCTGGAGTGATCATCAATGCCTTTGTACTGG GCACTGAGTGGACATGCACCAAAAGGCGCATGCTGGCTGGTATCACCACCGACTACGCCTTTGGCCTGGGGTACATGCTGCTAGCAGGCATAGCGTATCTGATACGAGACTGGAGGAAGTTACAACTGGCTATATCAGCACCGGGCTTCCTGCTTATCTTCTATATATG GGTAGTTCCTCAGTCTGCCAGGTGGTTGTTGGCCaatgacaggaaggaggaagccATCGCACTTCTCCGCAAGGCAGCGCTTGTTAACGGACGGGTCTTACCTCCCGCTGTACAG GTTGAGAAGTATGATTTCTTCAATGGAGGGAAGCAAAAATACTCAGCAGTGGATCTTGTACGAACACCTCAGATGAGAAAGAGGGCCATCATCTTGTTCTTTATCTG GTTCGTGAATGTGCTGGTGTATTACGGCCTCTCGCTGGGTGTGTCCAGGTTAGGGACAAACCTCTATCTGACCCAGTTTGTGTTCGGGTTGGTGGAGATCCCGGCTCGCTCTCTAGTCCTCATCGTGCTACCTTGCAGTCGACGCTTTTCGCAAAGCGGCTTTCTTGCCATTGGAGGACTGGCCTGTTTGCTCATGCTTGCTGTCCCTGCTG ATTATCCCAGCGTCCTGAGTGGGCTCGCCATGGTCGGGAAGTTTGGTATAACAGCGTCTTTTGCTGTAATATATGTGTACACTGCTGAGATATTCCCTACTGTACTACG GCAAACAGGAATAGGGGTATCCAGTATGTTTGCGAGGATGGGCGGTGTGTTGGCCCCCATTATCAACATGCTTCATAACCACAGCCCCACTATACCTCTGGTCATCTTCGGTACCTCCCCACTGCTGGGTGCTGTCTTGGCTCTGGCACTGCCCGAAACTGCCGGCAGACCTCTTCCTGACACAGTGGAGGACGCAGAGAACTGGGACATGAG